The following coding sequences are from one Odocoileus virginianus isolate 20LAN1187 ecotype Illinois chromosome 7, Ovbor_1.2, whole genome shotgun sequence window:
- the PLA2G12B gene encoding group XIIB secretory phospholipase A2-like protein isoform X5, producing MASVSTGADTMDLGIPAMTKCCNQLDVCYDTCGANKYRCDAKFRWCLHSICSDLKRSLGFVSNVVVACDSLADTVFNTVWTLGCRPFMNSQRAACICAEEEKEEL from the exons ATGGACTTGGGCATTCCAGCAATGACCAAGTGCTGCAACCAGCTGGACGTCTGTTACGACACTTGTGGTGCCAACAAGTATCGCTGTGATGCAAAATTCCGATGGTGTCTCCACTCTATCTGCTCTGACCTTAAACGGAGTTTGGGCTTTGTCTCCAATGTGGTAG TAGCCTGTGATTCCCTGGCTGATACTGTGTTCAACACTGTATGGACTTTGGGCTGCCGGCCCTTTATGAACAGTCAGCGGGCAGCTTGCATCTGtgcagaagaggagaaagaagagttgTGA